The Hyphomonas sediminis genome contains the following window.
TCGTGAAGCGGCTGTTACCCTGCAGCAGGGCGGCGGGGTAGGGATGGATTTCTCCACCATCCGCCCGTCTGGTGCTCCGGTGATGGGCGTCGGCGCGCAGGCGTCCGGTCCGCTCTCCTTCATGGACACATGGGATGCAATGTGCCGGACCATCATGTCGGCGGGCCAGCGGCGCGGCGCGATGATGGGCTGCCTGCGCATTGATCATCCCGATATCGAGGCCTTCATCGACGCCAAGCGCGATGGCGCGCGGTTTCGCAACTTCAACCTTTCGGTCCTTGTGACCGATGAATTCATGGCGGCGCTGGAGGCGGGCAGGGACTGGACGCTCAGCTTCAATGGCCAGCCCTATCGCTCATTGCCTGCGTCAGGTCTCTGGGACCGGCTCATGCAGGCGACCTATGACGCCGCAGAGCCCGGCGTGATCTTTGTCGACCGGGTGAATGCGCTCAACAATCTCGCAGACATTGAGACGATTAGCGCCTCAAATCCCTGCGGCGAGCAGATGCTGCCGCCCTATGGCGCGTGTCTTCTGGGCTCGATCAATCTGGCGCGGCTTGTTTCCTCTCCCTTTGAGGCAGATGCGAAAATCGAGCTGACCGAGCTTGAAACGCTGACAGAAACCGCCATCCGCTTTCTTGACAATGTTATCGACATCTCGCGCTACCCCCTTGAGCAGCAGGGAGAGGAGGCCCGCGCCAAACGCAGGCTCGGACTGGGCGTCACGGGGCTTGCTGACGCCTTGATCTTCTGCGGCGCTGCCTATGGTTCGGACAAGGCCGTCGCTCTGTCGGAGCGCTGGATGGGGGCAATCAAGCGTGCCGCCTATCGCGCGTCAGCCCATCTCGCGGCGGAGAAGGGACCTTACCCGCTTTTTGACAAGGCCATTCTGGATCGCCCGAACCTTCTGGGCCTCGATCCTGACACGCGTGCCCTGATCTCCGAGCATGGCCTGCGCAATGGCTGCCTCACATCGATAGCGCCTACTGGCACAACCTCTCTGCTTGCCGACAACGTTTCCTCCGGAGTGGAACCCGTTTTTGCCTTTTCCTATTCGCGGAAAGTGCGTCAGGCGGACGGCACCAGTGTCGAAGAACCCGTCACCGACTATGCGCTTCGTGTCT
Protein-coding sequences here:
- a CDS encoding adenosylcobalamin-dependent ribonucleoside-diphosphate reductase, translated to MPFDTPLAAEIWEKKYRFRSDEGEDVDLAATLSRVANAVAKAENPANRKVWRARFRDALTDFRFIPAGRILAGAGTARNVTLFNCFVMGTLPDNLPGIFEHLREAAVTLQQGGGVGMDFSTIRPSGAPVMGVGAQASGPLSFMDTWDAMCRTIMSAGQRRGAMMGCLRIDHPDIEAFIDAKRDGARFRNFNLSVLVTDEFMAALEAGRDWTLSFNGQPYRSLPASGLWDRLMQATYDAAEPGVIFVDRVNALNNLADIETISASNPCGEQMLPPYGACLLGSINLARLVSSPFEADAKIELTELETLTETAIRFLDNVIDISRYPLEQQGEEARAKRRLGLGVTGLADALIFCGAAYGSDKAVALSERWMGAIKRAAYRASAHLAAEKGPYPLFDKAILDRPNLLGLDPDTRALISEHGLRNGCLTSIAPTGTTSLLADNVSSGVEPVFAFSYSRKVRQADGTSVEEPVTDYALRVWHRLHGDAAPPADVFVSAQTLTPQDHLRMQASAQRFVDSSISKTVNCPADISFDAFKDVYREGYRLGCKGLTTYRPNAITGSVLSVAETPVQADVPETPLAPRARKLEGATYKLKWPQSAHAVYVTINDADTGHGPRPFEIFVNSKNMDHYAWTLALTRMISAVFRRGGDVSFVADELQAVFDPQGGAFMDGRYVPSLPAAIGRVVAEHLGMTGAGSAETGNRKDAACCPKCGQKALIRKEGCDTCLECGHSKCG